A window of Gudongella oleilytica genomic DNA:
CGACAGTGATTATCCTGAGGCTTTGAAATCAATCGACGACAGACCTATGGTACTCTATGTAAGAGGAAGTTTAAAGAAGGAAGATGCCGTTGCAATTGGTATCGTCGGCTCGAGAAAGGCGACATCCTATGGCAAATGGGCATGTGAAAAAATTTCAGGGGATCTGGCAGGTATCGGAGCGACAATAGTTAGTGGCATGGCTTCAGGAATAGACACTTATGCCCATAGGGCAGCTTTAGATGCTGGAGGCAGGACCATAGCTGTATTAGGTTGTGGAGTAGACGTGGTATATCCTCAGAAAAATAAGTATCTATATGAAGAAATCTCATCAAGCGGTGCTGTTATCAGTGAATTTCCACTGGGGACTCAGCCACTTCCTTATCATTTTCCCATGAGGAACAGGATCATCTCTGGGTTGAGCCTTGGGATAGCAGTAATCGAGGCACAGGAGAAATCAGGTTCGCTTATAACCGCCAGTTATGCAGCAAGCCAAGGGAAGGAAGTCTTTGCTGTACCAGGTAATATAAACAGCCTTTACAGCTGCGGTACTAATCTTCTTATAAAAGATGGTGCGAAACCTATTCTCACTACTGAGGATATAATCGAGGAGATACCAGCGTTAAGAAGTAATTCCAGAAAAACGTTTGCTAAAGAGCATGAAAAAATACCATTGAGTGAAACAGAGAAAAAAATACTTAAGATATTGCAGGAAGGCCCACTACACTGTGATATCATAGCACTAAGAACTGGCTTGGATATCTCCACCGTCCTCGGTACACTTATGATATTGGAAATGAAGGAAACTATAAAGGAACTGAGCAGCAGGACTTTTACACTCCGATAGTCTGCTCACTTGGAGGTGCATAAAATGGCGAAAAATTTGGTGATAGTGGAATCTCCTGCCAAAGCAAAAACCATCAGCAAGATTTTAGGTAGAGGATATAAGGTGGTTGCTTCTGTCGGGCACATTAGGGATCTGCCAAAAAGCAGACTGGGTGTGGATATAGATAACAACTTTGAACCCGACTATATAAATATTAGAGGTAAAGGATCTTTAATAAAGGATCTTAAGAAAGAAGCAAAAGCTTCTGAGAATGTATACCTTGCAACTGACCCTGACCGTGAAGGTGAAGCTATCTCATGGCATTTAGCACACATATTGGGCTTGGATCATGATGCACCCATTCGAGTTGAATTTAACGAAATTACAAAGGAAAGAATAAAGCAGGCAATAAAATCTCCAAGAGTTCTTGATAAAAATCTAATAGATGCACAGCAGGCCAGAAGGATACTCGATAGGCTGGTCGGCTATAAAATCAGTCCTCTATTGTGGAAAAAAATTAAGAAAGGTTTGAGTGCAGGAAGAGTACAATCAGTATCAGTAAAGTTGATTTGTGACCGAGAATCTGAAATTGGAGAGTTTATTCCTAAGGAGTACTGGACAATAAATGCAAATCTCAAGAAGGACGATCAAGAGTTTGATGCAGCATTTTATGGAATAATGAAGGAAGGAAAAGACAAAAAACTTGAAATTCAATCTGAAGAAGAAGCTAATAAAATTGTTGACGCCCTGAGCAAGGGAACATTCATTGTAGCTTCTGTCAAAAAGAGTGAAAGGAAGCGAAGCCCTTATCCTCCGTACACTACAAGTACACTGCAGCAGGATGCTTCCAAAAAACTTGGTTTCACGGCCAAAAAGACTATGATGATCGCTCAGCAGCTATACGAGGGAATCGATCTGAAGACAGAAGGCGTCACTGGGCTTATAACTTATATGAGGACCGATTCGACCAGAGTTTCTAGTGAGGCAATGATCGCTGCCAAAGATTATGTATCGAATACTTTTGGAAAAGAATATTCCAATGGTGGAAAGAGCTATTCAAACAAATCCAGAAAAGAGACACAGGATGCCCACGAGGGCATTAGACCTTCATACCCAGGCTTGGCTCCAGACGAAATTGAGAATAATCTTACTAAAGAGCAGCTGAAACTATATAGACTCATATGGAACAGATTTATTGGCTCTCAGATGAGGGAAGCAATCTATGATTCAGTTAGTGTATCTATACAAAATGGAGACTATGTTCTAAAATCTAATGGATCAAAGCTTTTGTTTCCAGGATTTCTGAAGGTATACTCAACTGTTGACGAGGAAATAAAGGATATGAGGCTTCCTGAGCTTGTTGAGAATGACCTTCTTTCCTTGATAAAGCTTGATAAAAAGCAAAACTTCACTCAACCTCCATCAAGATATACTGAAGCTACATTAATCAAGACTATGGAAGAACTTGGAATAGGCAGGCCAAGCACCTATGCACCCACAATTGCTACTATACTCTCAAGAGGTTACGTAAGTTTAGAAAAGAAATATTTCTATCCTACTGAACTGGGGACCCTTGTAAATGATCTTCTGACGGAGTATTTTTCGCATGTTATGGATAAGGAGTTTACCGCCGGTTTGGAAGAACACCTCGATGAAATAGCTTCAGGTGAAGTAGAGTGGAAAAAGGTCGTCAGTGAATTTTATTCAGAGTTCAGCAAGGAACTGTCCGTTGCAGAGAGGGAAATTGATAAAATTGAAATCAAGGATGAAGTAAGCGATGTCATCTGTGAAAAGTGCGGCAGGAATATGGTGATCAAAAACGGAAGATTTGGGAAGTTTCTTGCCTGCCCAGGATATCCTGATTGCAGAAATACACTACCCATAGTTGAAAAAATCAATGTAAAATGTCCTGTATGCGGTGGCGAGATAGTTAAGAAAAGATCAAAAAAAGGTAGAGTATTTTATGGTTGTGACAAATACCCTGCCTGTGATTTTGTATCATGGGATGAACCAGTTGATGAAAAATGTCCGCAATGCGAGGGACCTATGGTCATTAAGAGATTTAAAAATAAAGCTGTAATTAGATGCTTAAATAAAGAATGCGGTTATAGTAGAAATATTTAAAAAAATCAAAAAATGGCTGTACATTTCTCTTTGGATATAGTATGTTATAAATAAATGGTGAATATTCAGAATTGTTTATGTCATACATTAATAATAATATGGAGGGATGTTATGGAGAGTTTATTAAAGAAAACCAGACGCTTGAACAAGACGCTGCAAAGCTATGGCTCACAGCCAGTATCTTTTATTGATCTCAGTAAGATATTATCAGATATTTTGGAGGCTAACGTCTATATTGCAAGCAAGAAGGGAAGAGTCCTCGGATATGCGTTATCAGCGGGATTTGACTGTGATATAATCAATTCCGAAGTTGTCAAAGAACGTAGGTTCCCTAAGAAATATAATGATGAATTGTTGAAAGTTACAGAAACCAGCGAGAATATCAAAGAAGTAACCGACTGTGTGTTTGACCAGGTTTCAGAATGCAATTATCCTGACAAAATCTCTACTATAGTGCCCATTAACAGCGGTGGCTCAAGACTCGGCACACTTGTGGTAGCAAGATTCGGTAAGGAATTTGATGTTGAAGATCTTATTCTTTGCGAATACAGTGCAACTGTTGTAGGTATGGAGATCCTCAGGGCTACAACAGAGGAAATTGAGGAAGATGCAAGGAAGAAATCAGTTGTGCAGATGGCTATTGGTACTTTGTCATACTCGGAAAAAGAAGCTATGGAGCACATATTCAATGAACTCGATGGTATGGAGGGTCTTCTGGTAGCAAGCAAGATCGCTGACAGAGTAGGTATAACACGATCTGTCATAGTAAATGCGTTGAGAAAATTTGAAAGTGCCGGTGTAATCGAGTCAAGATCGCTTGGCATGAAGGGGACACACATTAAAATACTTAATGAAAAGCTTATTGACGAACTCAAAAAAAAATGACAATAAACAAACTCCGGGTATTCGGTGAATCTTCTTCCCTCCGGAGTTTCTGTTTTTGATAAACACAGAAGAATTAAGTTGTAATCCAAGTGGAGCTGTGCTATAATCTTTGATGGTGATTACACACACTTGATCGATGTCTAAGGGGTTGCTCTACGGAGTCCACTGACAAATGAGACAAGTGGAGGAAAAAACATGGAGGTGAAAGTATGTCAGTCGTATCAATGAAAAGTTTATTGGAAGCGGGCGTACATTTCGGGCACCAAACAAGAAGATGGAATCCGAAAATGGCGCAGTATATCTTCACTGAAAGAAATGGGATATACATTATTGACCTGCAAAAGACAGTCAAAAAGGTAGACGAAGCCTACAACATTATAAAAGAAATCGTTGAGAATGGTGGCGAGGTACTTTTTGTAGGAACTAAGAAGCAGGCACAGGAGGCTATCGAAAACGAAGCCAGAAGATGCGGAATGCACTACATCAATCAAAGATGGTTAGGTGGAATGCTTACAAACTACAAGACAATAAGAAAGAGAATCGACAGACTTCATGAGCTTGAGAAAATGGAAGAGGATGGAACATTTGATGTCCTTTCTAAGAAAGAAGTTATCAAGCTGAGACATGAAGCCGAAAGACTCGAGAAGTTCCTTGGTGGAATAAAGACTATGGAAAAAATTCCCAGTGCTTTGTTTGTTGTAGACCCAAGAAAAGAAAAAATAGCAGTTAAGGAAGCTCACATACTGGGAATCCCTGTAATTGGTATAGTAGATACAAACTGTGACCCGGACGAGATCGATTATGTGATCCCTGGCAACGATGACGCTATTCGTGCTGTCAAGCTCTTGACAGAGACAATGGCTAATGCAGTTATCGAGGCTAAGCAAGGTGAGCAAACAGAAAAAACTGAGGCTTAAGAAGGATAAGGTAAGAGTCGTAGCTTAGGCTACTTCTCTTACCATTTTAATAATACAGGAGGGATATTATGAGCATTAGCGCATCTTTGGTTAAAGAACTTAGAGAAAAAACCGGAGCTGGAATGCTGGACTGCAAGAAGGCTTTGGAGCAAACCAATGGAGATATAGATAAAGCAATAGACTATTTAAGAGAAAAAGGTCTCGCATCAGCGGCTAAAAAATCAGGAAGAATTGCTTCTGAAGGCTTAGTAGAAGCTTATATTCATGGTGGAAGGATCGGAGTTATAATTGAGGTAAACTCCGAAACTGACTTCGTTGCAAAAAATGCTGAATTCAAGGAATTCGTTAAAGATATGGCAATGCAGGTAGCAGCAACCAATCCACAGGTTGTTTCAAGAGAACAGCTTACTGAGCAGGAAATTGCTCATGAGAGAGAAATCCAGACCAATAAGGTGTTGAATGAAGGCAAACCTGCTCACGTAGCTGAAAAAATAGTAGAGGGCAGAATGGAGAAATACTTCGAGCAGGTATGTCTGCTTGATCAAGCATTTATAAAGGATCCAAGCGTCAAGGTAAAAGATCTTCTTGCTCAGAAAATATCAAAGATCGGTGAAAACCTTGTTATCAGAAGGTTTGTCAGATACGAGGTAGGAGAAGGTCTCGAGAAAAAAGAAGAAAATTTTGCAGAAGAAGTTGCAAAGCAAATCAAGGCATAGTAAATAAGGAGAACACTTGTGTTCTCCTTTTATCGAATAAAGGGGAATATTAAATCTGAGGAGTGTAAATATGGAACCCATTTACAAGAGAGTAGTGCTTAAACTTAGCGGAGAGGCAATGGCAGGTGAGAAAGGTACTGGAATCGATCAGGAAACCATAAGCAGCATTGCTGATCAAGTCAAGAAGCTTCAATCCATGGGGGTAGAGATTGCAATTGTAGTAGGCGGCGGGAATTTTTGGAGAGGCAGATCTTCAAAAGAGATGGACAGGGCCACTTCTGATTACATGGGTATGTTAGGAACCATGATGAATGCTCTTGCACTTCAGGATGCTTTGGAACATATGGGAGTTGTGACGAGAGTTCAATCTGCAATCGAGATGAGACAGGTTGCAGAACCTTATATCAGAAGAAGAGCTATCAGGCACTTGGAAAAGGGAAGAGTAGTAATTTTTGGTGCAGGAACTGGGAATCCATATTTTTCAACAGATACAACCGCAGCTTTGAGAGCTGCTGAAATTGAGGCTGAAGTAATACTCCTTGCAAAGAAAGGCGTGGATGGAGTCTATGACTCCGATCCCAAGCTTAATTTCGAAGCAAAAAGGTTTGACACTTTAAGATATATTGATATACTAAAGTTAGGGCTTGGAATAATGGATTCTACAGCCACCTCGTTGTGTATGGATAATAGAATACCATTGATCGTGTTCGGGATTGATCAACCTGACAATATTGTAAAAGTAGTAATAGGCGATAATATTGGAACACACGTAAAGGAGGAATAACTATGATATTGGAAGTGCACAAGGAATCCGAGTCAAAAATGGAAAAAACCATATCAGTCTACAAGGAGGAGCTTCAAGCAATCCGTGCAGGCAGAGCCAATCCTGCTTTACTTGACAGAATTCATGTAGACTACTACGGCCAGGTAACTCCATTAAAACAAGTGGGCAGTGTTTCAGCTCCGGAACCAAGGATGCTTGTTATACAGCCTTGGGACACAAAACTGATCCCTGCGATCGAGAAAGAAATCCTCAAGTCGGATCTAGGTTTGAACCCTTCAAATGATGGAAAGATAATAAGATTACTTATACCTCAATTGACTGAGGAAAGAAGGAAGGATCTTGCTAAGGTAGTTAAGAAAAACAGTGAAAATGCTAAAGTAGCTATTAGAAATACTAGAAGAGATGCAATCGAAAAGATCAAGAAGCTGGAAAAAAACAAGGAGATAACCGAGGACGACAGAAAGCTGGCCGAGGAGGAAATGCAAAAAATAACCGACAAGTTCATTGCTGAGATTGATGAGATCACTAAGAAAAAAGAAGAAGAACTTATGGAAATATAAAACTAACCCCTTCTCAAAAGAAGGGGTTTTACTTGATGGGGGTATCTATGATAACAGAGAAAATAAATAAATCTGATATAGATATTACAAAATTGCCAAAGCATGTAGCCATTATTATGGATGGAAACGGAAGATGGGCAAAAAAGCGAGGCCTTCCTCGTCACTTCGGGCACCAGGAAGGGATGAATAGAGTTATCGATATAGTGGAAGCTACAAAGGATATTGGCATTAAATATCTCACTCTCTATGCTTTTTCAACAGAAAATTGGAAAAGGCCTAAAGTTGAGATAGATGCCCTTATGAATCTTCTAGTCCTATTCATAAGAAGGGAGTTGCAACGCTTGGTCACTAATGGTGTTAAGTTAAACATCCTTGGTGACTGGTCAGTTCTTCCTGACCTTCCCCAAAAGGAAATCAATAGAGCAATCGAAGCTACTAAGGATAATAGTGATATGGTGCTCAATATCGCGCTCAATTACGGAGGCAGACAAGAGATATCACGTGCAGTAAAACTGATTTTAGAAGATCATTTAAGGGGTAATATAGATGTAGATGTCATAGGTGAGGATACCATCAGTCAGTATTTGTATACAAATGGTCAACCGGATCCTGATTTGATAATTAGACCTAGTGGAGAACTTAGATTGAGTAACTTCCTCACTTACCAATCGGCCTATTCAGAGTTCTGGTTTTCAGACATACTATGGCCTGATTTTGATAAGACGCAGCTTTATAGAGCAATCTTTGACTATCAGAAAAGGGATCGCAGATTTGGAGGTATTTGAGTGAAAGACTTGGGAATTAGGGTTGCTTCTGGAGCTATAGGCCTGGTGCTGCTTCTGTCGGTACTTTTTGCTGGCGGACCAGTTCTTGGTATCGGACTTCTTATAGTATCCACAATAGCACTAAAAGAATTTTATACGGCTCTTAAGAAGCTTGGCAGGAAGCCATTGGATTTGATAGGGTATGTTGCAGCGGTATTGCTCTTAGCCTCCTTCTATTATCAGCTTGAACTTGCTGATCTTATAGTCTCTGCTCTAACCCTGTTGTTATTATCAACGACAGTGCTTTCCAAGAGACATGATATCCTTGATGCTGCAATAACGTTGACAGGAGTTATCTACATACCATTCCTTCTATATCACATATTACTGATGGATGGAAAACCGATCATGCTGGTTGTTTTTCTAATTGCATTCGGGACAGATACTTTTGCCTACATCATCGGAAGTAAGTTTGGGAAAAAGAGACTATGCCCGGAGATTAGCCCAAAAAAATCAGTTGAAGGTGCTATTGGAGGAATAGTGGGAAGTATCCTTGTAACCATGTCATACGGTGCATTTTATGAAATTGGTCCGTTGTGGAGCATTGGAATTCTATCACTGATCGGATCAGTTCTATCACAGTTGGGGGACCTGACTGCATCCAGAATAAAGAGAATAACAGGAGTCAAGGATTTCGGAAGCATTATGCCCGGTCATGGCGGTATGCTGGACAGGTTTGACAGTGTTATTTTTACTGCTCCCTTGGTGTTTTATTACATGCAATATTTTTTAAGATGAGAGATGAGGTGTTTTTAAAATGATCACAGCTTTCGCTGCGATATTTGTGTTTTTATTGGTTATACTTCTACATGAGCTTGGACATTTTTCTGTGGCAAAACTGGTTGGCATCAAGGTCAATGAGTTTGCGATAGGAATGGGACCAAAGATTTTTCAAAGGCAAAATGGCGAAACCAAATACACCCTAAGGGCGCTCCCTATTGGAGGCTTTGTAAGAATGGAGGGTGAGGAAGAAAACTCTGATGACCCGAGAAGCTTTGGTAAGGCATCAGTCATGTCGAGAATAGCAACAATAGCCGCTGGTGCAACTATGAATTTTGTACTTGCAATAATAGTTCTTTCCATTGTTGCTTTCAACGTTGGAGTCCCGACGACCACATTATCAGGTACAATAGATGGTAGTCCCGCACAGGAATCTGGCATCCAGGCAGGAGATAAAATTTTGGCAATCAACGAAATTGAAATCAAAGAGTGGCAGGATATTATAGATGCCATAAATTACTATGGTATTGGCAGCGAGCTATCAGTCAAAGTTGAAAGATATGGTTCTTTTGAAACGATCCAGGTTATGCCAGTTGAGGATGAGGGTAGAGTAGTTATCGGTATAACCCCGGAATATAAGCAAAGCATTGGATCTGCTGTTAAGGCTGGATTTCAGGATACTTGGTACTTCATCAAGCTTATGTTCCAATTCCTTGGCATGCTATTCCAGGGAGAGGTATCCACAAATGATTTGGCAGGGCCTATTGGTGTGATTAACGAGGTTGGAAATGCAGCTAAAATGGGGTTCACAAATCTATTATATATACTTGGATTTATTAGTGTGAACCTGGGCTTTTTCAATCTTTTACCGATACCTGCACTGGATGGCAGCAAAATAGTATTTCTGTTGATTGAGCTTGTGAGAGGCAAGCCCATAGATCCTGAGAAAGAGGGTTTTATTCATCTAGTCGGATTTGTATTTCTTATATCTCTGATGTTGATAGTAACCTATAAGGATCTCTTAAGGATAAATATATTTTAAGGTGGATTAAGATGGAAAGGCAAAATACCAGAGTTATTAAAGTTGGAAGTGTGATGATTGGAGGAAATAATCCTGTCAGTATTCAATCTATGGCAAATACTCCTACTTCAGATACAAATGCAACTATCGAGCAAATCAGGAAGTTGGAACTGGCAGGGTGCGATATAGTTAGAGTTGCAGTATCCTCTAAGGATGATGCTGAATCAGTAAAGAAAATTAAGTCTTCAACAAAAATCCCTTTGATTGCTGATATCCAGTTTGACTATAAACTGGCATTAATGGCCATATCTTCAGGTATTGATGGGCTCAGGATCAATCCAGGAAACATCGGTAGTGAATCACGGGTAAGAGAGGTTGTCAAAGCCTGCAAATCTGAAGGCTTATCAATTAGGATAGGAGTAAACTCAGGCTCCATAAGCAAAGCTACATTGGACAAATACAATGGAGTTAACGAAAAATCAATGGTTGAAAGTGCGATAGAGCAGATAAAGCTTTTAGAATCAATGGATTTTCAGGATATAAAGATCTCCCTTAAGGCAAGCTCAGTACCTTTGACAATCAAATCCTATTTAAGGATGTCTGAACTCTGCGATTACCCACTTCATTTGGGTATTACCGAGGCTGGAACTCCCTGGCGAGGGACAATAAAATCCTCCGTTGGTATAGGTGCGCTCTTAGCAATGGGAGTAGGCGACACAATAAGGGTTTCTTTAACGGGTGATCCTGTGGAAGAAGTAAGAGTAGGAAAAGAAATATTGAAATCACTCGGATTATTGAGTGATGGCTTGGAACTGATCTCATGTCCAACATGCAGCAGGACACATATTGATCTTATAAGCATAGCTGAGGAAGCTGAAAGGCGTCTTGAAGCCTACAAAAATCCTATCAAGGTAGCAATAATGGGTTGCGCTGTCAATGGCCCTGGAGAAGCACGTGAGGCGGATATAGGAATCGCCGGAGGCAATGGAGAAGGCCTCATATTCAAGAATGGTAAAATTATTAGAAAAGTCCCTGAAAAGGATCTTCTGGAGGAATTGATAAAGGAGATAGAGCTAATATAGATATCCAAAGGAGCGTTACGGATGACAGAAATTAAGACCAGTTTAAGAGAATTGCTTCCAGACAGTGACCTTGAAGAATCAATAAAATCCAATGTCAAAATTATACGTGTAGAGATAGATCGTGAAGAGCTTACAATGAAGCTTTATCTGGAGAACAGTCTTACACTCAGTTCAAATGACAAGGATAAAATACTAAAACAATTCAGTGAAAAGTTTCACAACTTCAAAGTGTCTATAGAATACAAAGAATCCGGATTAGCAAACACTGAGGATGCATTGTTGGAGCTTGTTAAAAATAAAATAAGAAAACATATACCCTCCAGCTTATCATGGCTGGGGGATATTGCTTTGATTGCTGAAGGTGATTACATAATTCAGTTGCCTCATTATCTTGCTTATCAGTCTGTAACCAGGAATGGGCTCAAAGTAGAGTTATCAGAGATTATTCGGAAAGAAAGGGATAAAGGTCTTCAGTTCAGATATGGTGAATTGGAAGCTTCAGATGAATATCTTCTGGAGAAAGAGCTTGAGGAAAGAAAGATTCTTAAGGAAATAATAGCGAAGGTTCCTGAGCAAAAAAAGAAAGGTGCACCGAAAAGCTTCTCTATTGGTAAGAAAATCAGGAAAGAGATCATAGACATAATTGATATTAACCTTCAAACCGGAAACGCAGCAATACAGGGAACTGTGTTCCAGTCAGAGCTGAAGAGGATAAAGGATAACAGAGCTATTGGCATAATTTATGTATCGGATGGAACAAATTCGATCCCTGTAAAGCTTTTTTTGAACGAGGATCAGGTCGAGGCATTTGAAGCGACTGTAAAGCCAGGTACTGACCTTGTGATCGACGGTGACGTGGTATACGACAGTTATTCAAAAGAAACTGTCATTATGGCAAAATCTATGGAAATTAAAGAAAGGGAAAGCATTAAGGACAAAGCTCAGAAGAAAAGGGTAGAGCTTCACCTTCATACGAATATGAGTTCAATGGACGGGATCACTCCAGTCAAGTCTCTCATCAAGAGGGCAATTGAATGGGGCCATACAGCTATTGCGATAACTGACCACGGTGTCGTGCAGGCATTTCCCGATGCCATGGAAATGGATAAGGATATCAAGATAATTTATGGTGTAGAAGCTTATCTAATAAATGACAGAAATGATATAGTTACAGGATGGACTAAAGATATTCCTCTCGATGACATAGTAGTATTTGACATTGAAACAACCGGATTATCTGCTAGAAATGATAGGATAACAGAAATAGGTGCCGTCAGACTGAAAAGAGGTGAGGTGGTTGGAACCTTCAGTCAGCTTATTGATCCTGAAGTGTTAATACCTGAAAACATAGTCAAGCTAACTGGAATCGACAACAATATGGTAGCAGGACAGCCTAAAATTGCAGAAGTACTTCCTAAATTCTTGGAATTTGTTGGAGACAGTATTCTTTCAGCTCATAATGCTTCTTTTGATGTAGGATTCATCAGGGAGAGCCTGGGAATTATTGGATTGGATGTAAAAAATCCAGTTCTCGATACCCTGCAGCTGGCAAGGATTGTTTTCCCTGGTTTAAAGAACCATAAGCTGAATACAGTAGCGAAACATCTTAAGGTAGAGCTGTTGAACCATCACAGAGCAGTAGATGATGCAAAAGCAACTGCAGATATATTGGCATATATTTTAAAATTGCTTGATGAAAAGGATATCAATACAATATCCGCATTAAATGAAATGGCATATAGATCAGATTTTTCAAAAGGAGATATGTACCATGCCGTAATTCTTGCCAAAAACCAAGGAGGTCTCAAGGAGCTTTACAAACTCATTACTGCCTCCCACATAGACCATTTTCATCGAAAACCGAGGATGCCAAAGTCTTTAGTCGAAAAACATAGAAAAGACCTATTGATTGGCAGCGCCTGCGAAGCTGGTGAACTTTATCAGGCTATTCTCTCCAGAAAATCTGAGAATGAAATTAATGAAATTGCTGATTTTTACGACTATCTGGAGGTACAGCCTATAGGGAATAATTCTCACCTTATAAGAGAGGGAGTAATAAGTCAGGATCAGGAGCTCAAGGATATCATTAAAAAGATTTATGAAATAGGAAGGAAGCGTAACAAACTTGTGGTAGCCACAGGAGATGTTCATTTTCTTGATCCCGAGGATGAGGTATACAGGAGAATTCTGATGTCTGGTCAGAAGTTTCAGGATGCTGATTTTCAGGCACCACTTTATCTTAAAACAACACATCAAATGCTTGAGGAATTTGAATTCCTTGGAAAAGAGGTCGCTTATGAGTTAGTCGTTGATAATCCCAATATTATAAGTGACCTGGTTGAAACATGCAAACCAATACCAGACGGCACCTTTCCTCCCAGGATTGATGGAGCGGATGAGGAGCTTAAAACAATAACCTACACCAAAGCAATGGAAGTTTATGGCAGCCCTATCCCCAAAATTGTAAAGGATCGACTTGACAGAGAATTGGAGTCTATTATAAAAAACGGTTATGCAGTAATGTATATAATAGCCCAAAAGCTGGTTTGGAAATCGCTTGAAGATGGATATCTTGTTGGATCAAGAGGATCCGTTGGTTCTTCATTCGCTGCGACTATGAGTGGCATTACTGAAGTTAATCCACTACCTCCACATTATATATGCCCTTGCTGCAAAAACTCAGAGTTTGAAGTAGACG
This region includes:
- the dprA gene encoding DNA-processing protein DprA; translated protein: MDERSTLIWLNTLQIPSDRICSFINWFGDITEINSMSDVDLRSSGIFSELQIAKIIDKNSIKGLTEYEKKVRIKGAEILTDFDSDYPEALKSIDDRPMVLYVRGSLKKEDAVAIGIVGSRKATSYGKWACEKISGDLAGIGATIVSGMASGIDTYAHRAALDAGGRTIAVLGCGVDVVYPQKNKYLYEEISSSGAVISEFPLGTQPLPYHFPMRNRIISGLSLGIAVIEAQEKSGSLITASYAASQGKEVFAVPGNINSLYSCGTNLLIKDGAKPILTTEDIIEEIPALRSNSRKTFAKEHEKIPLSETEKKILKILQEGPLHCDIIALRTGLDISTVLGTLMILEMKETIKELSSRTFTLR
- the rpsB gene encoding 30S ribosomal protein S2: MSVVSMKSLLEAGVHFGHQTRRWNPKMAQYIFTERNGIYIIDLQKTVKKVDEAYNIIKEIVENGGEVLFVGTKKQAQEAIENEARRCGMHYINQRWLGGMLTNYKTIRKRIDRLHELEKMEEDGTFDVLSKKEVIKLRHEAERLEKFLGGIKTMEKIPSALFVVDPRKEKIAVKEAHILGIPVIGIVDTNCDPDEIDYVIPGNDDAIRAVKLLTETMANAVIEAKQGEQTEKTEA
- the tsf gene encoding translation elongation factor Ts, which encodes MSISASLVKELREKTGAGMLDCKKALEQTNGDIDKAIDYLREKGLASAAKKSGRIASEGLVEAYIHGGRIGVIIEVNSETDFVAKNAEFKEFVKDMAMQVAATNPQVVSREQLTEQEIAHEREIQTNKVLNEGKPAHVAEKIVEGRMEKYFEQVCLLDQAFIKDPSVKVKDLLAQKISKIGENLVIRRFVRYEVGEGLEKKEENFAEEVAKQIKA
- the topA gene encoding type I DNA topoisomerase, giving the protein MAKNLVIVESPAKAKTISKILGRGYKVVASVGHIRDLPKSRLGVDIDNNFEPDYINIRGKGSLIKDLKKEAKASENVYLATDPDREGEAISWHLAHILGLDHDAPIRVEFNEITKERIKQAIKSPRVLDKNLIDAQQARRILDRLVGYKISPLLWKKIKKGLSAGRVQSVSVKLICDRESEIGEFIPKEYWTINANLKKDDQEFDAAFYGIMKEGKDKKLEIQSEEEANKIVDALSKGTFIVASVKKSERKRSPYPPYTTSTLQQDASKKLGFTAKKTMMIAQQLYEGIDLKTEGVTGLITYMRTDSTRVSSEAMIAAKDYVSNTFGKEYSNGGKSYSNKSRKETQDAHEGIRPSYPGLAPDEIENNLTKEQLKLYRLIWNRFIGSQMREAIYDSVSVSIQNGDYVLKSNGSKLLFPGFLKVYSTVDEEIKDMRLPELVENDLLSLIKLDKKQNFTQPPSRYTEATLIKTMEELGIGRPSTYAPTIATILSRGYVSLEKKYFYPTELGTLVNDLLTEYFSHVMDKEFTAGLEEHLDEIASGEVEWKKVVSEFYSEFSKELSVAEREIDKIEIKDEVSDVICEKCGRNMVIKNGRFGKFLACPGYPDCRNTLPIVEKINVKCPVCGGEIVKKRSKKGRVFYGCDKYPACDFVSWDEPVDEKCPQCEGPMVIKRFKNKAVIRCLNKECGYSRNI
- a CDS encoding isoprenyl transferase; this translates as MITEKINKSDIDITKLPKHVAIIMDGNGRWAKKRGLPRHFGHQEGMNRVIDIVEATKDIGIKYLTLYAFSTENWKRPKVEIDALMNLLVLFIRRELQRLVTNGVKLNILGDWSVLPDLPQKEINRAIEATKDNSDMVLNIALNYGGRQEISRAVKLILEDHLRGNIDVDVIGEDTISQYLYTNGQPDPDLIIRPSGELRLSNFLTYQSAYSEFWFSDILWPDFDKTQLYRAIFDYQKRDRRFGGI
- the codY gene encoding GTP-sensing pleiotropic transcriptional regulator CodY, which produces MESLLKKTRRLNKTLQSYGSQPVSFIDLSKILSDILEANVYIASKKGRVLGYALSAGFDCDIINSEVVKERRFPKKYNDELLKVTETSENIKEVTDCVFDQVSECNYPDKISTIVPINSGGSRLGTLVVARFGKEFDVEDLILCEYSATVVGMEILRATTEEIEEDARKKSVVQMAIGTLSYSEKEAMEHIFNELDGMEGLLVASKIADRVGITRSVIVNALRKFESAGVIESRSLGMKGTHIKILNEKLIDELKKK
- the pyrH gene encoding UMP kinase; the protein is MEPIYKRVVLKLSGEAMAGEKGTGIDQETISSIADQVKKLQSMGVEIAIVVGGGNFWRGRSSKEMDRATSDYMGMLGTMMNALALQDALEHMGVVTRVQSAIEMRQVAEPYIRRRAIRHLEKGRVVIFGAGTGNPYFSTDTTAALRAAEIEAEVILLAKKGVDGVYDSDPKLNFEAKRFDTLRYIDILKLGLGIMDSTATSLCMDNRIPLIVFGIDQPDNIVKVVIGDNIGTHVKEE
- the frr gene encoding ribosome recycling factor, coding for MILEVHKESESKMEKTISVYKEELQAIRAGRANPALLDRIHVDYYGQVTPLKQVGSVSAPEPRMLVIQPWDTKLIPAIEKEILKSDLGLNPSNDGKIIRLLIPQLTEERRKDLAKVVKKNSENAKVAIRNTRRDAIEKIKKLEKNKEITEDDRKLAEEEMQKITDKFIAEIDEITKKKEEELMEI